Proteins encoded in a region of the Nicotiana tomentosiformis chromosome 9, ASM39032v3, whole genome shotgun sequence genome:
- the LOC104086667 gene encoding uncharacterized protein codes for MRDKLGGDDEPYYDSSDPDSFESESDLEGEGDPVSDDDVDGEDNMGQLRGRKKTNRVVYDPSTKIVTWQLGMVFENVKEFREAVTKYAIKKGIQLVKDPNEPYRVRVKFKTGCPWLLFASKEGRSTNFTIKTYNPRHKCHKTTYNYLCNSKYVAKQFKDRITSQPRIKGWKIQDMVRKKLGLYVGKTVCLKAKKLVLKEIMGDHVAEFGRILDYRDMLLKTNHGSTCAVKLTDTDDGQKQLSSFYICFAAMKQGFMEGCRRCIGLDGYFLKGICKGQLLAVVAKDENNQMFPIAWAVVGTEKKQTWSWFLRLLQTDLNLGDGRELTMISDMKKVYTVV; via the coding sequence ATGAGAGACAAATTAGGAGGTGATGATGAGCCTTACTATGATAGTTCAGATCCAGATAGCTTTGAATCTGAATCAGATCTGGAAGGGGAGGGTGATCCTGTATCTGATGATGATGTAGATGGGGAAGATAATATGGGACAGTTAAGGGGAAGGAAAAAAACAAATAGAGTGGTGTATGATCCTTCTACCAAAATTGTTACTTGGCAACTGGGGATGGTATTTGAGAATGTGAAGGAATTTAGAGAAGCAGTTACCAAGTATGCTATAAAGAAAGGTATCCAGCTAGTTAAGGATCCCAATGAGCCATATAGGGTCAGAGTTAAATTCAAAACTGGTTGTCCTTGGTTGTTGTTTGCTAGCAAGGAAGGTAGGAGTACAAACTTCACAATCAAGACTTATAATCCAAGACACAAATGTCATAAAACCACTTACAACTATCTGTGTAATTCAAAATATGTGGCAAAGCAGTTCAAAGATAGAATTACCTCACAACCTAGAATTAAAGGTTGGAAAATTCAGGATATGGTGAGAAAAAAGCTTGGTTTATATGTTGGTAAGACTGTTTGTTTGAAGGCCAAAAAACTTGTGTTGAAAGAAATTATGGGGGATCATGTTGCTGAGTTTGGTAGGATTCTAGACTATAGGGATATGCTACTCAAAACAAATCATGGTAGCACATGTGCAGTAAAATTGACAGACACAGATGATGGGCAGAAGCAGCTTTCCAGTTTCTACATTTGTTTTGCAGCTATGAAGCAGGGGTTTATGGAGGGTTGTAGGAGATGTATAGGGTTAGATGGATATTTTTTAAAGGGCATTTGTAAAGGGCAACTGTTGGCAGTAGTAGCAAAGGATGAGAATAACCAAATGTTCCCAATAGCTTGGGCTGTTGTAGGCACTGAAAAAAAGCAAACATGGAGTTGGTTCCTCAGGTTATTGCAAACTGATTTGAACTTGGGAGATGGCAGGGAACTCACCATGATAAGTGACATGAAAAAGGTATATACTGTTGTTTAA